From the genome of Vibrio navarrensis, one region includes:
- a CDS encoding vWA domain-containing protein — MSDLIFLHPQWLFALIVIPVAILIQASRKKWRTGPIAAHLLKDNAMQRTSTLWLWLLAWTLTIVALASPSWQKNPLPSFDLAHNRVLLMDMSRSMYADDISPSRLQQAKYKALDLLPKWQEGSTALVAYAADAYLLSPLTSDSKTLANLVENLSPELMPFQGSNLASALQLALTQLQADSGRGGDIVLISDDVDDSELQQALALVQGHSVRVSVLMVGTPTGAPVRLPNGSLLANAQGQPIVAQSNLTNMAKLAAQTGGIFLPVQHDNRDIEQLAALSNQPGLWQQVESRQQESGLSRVNGGFWLMPVILGLSLLLFRKGVFWMLLIALPLAHTPNASASPFLTSDQQGKAQFDAGEYQAAQQTFSDPLWKGAAAYQAGDYAQAAQWFSSSDSAAALYNLGNALAKNGQFDDAIAAYQQALTKQPDLSQAQANLEAVKKAQQQQQQQQQQQQQQQQQQQQQQQQQQQQQQQQQQQQQQQQQQQQQQQSSSSESSRQEKTAEKSSSADKKNAQDDRREDAESKPQETAKAQEQEQEQEQEQQGKPNSTESSNSEQQPTAQAKQDEVDADKRKLEAIESARDPAYLLKAQILLQAQNRPKPDNNGKTW, encoded by the coding sequence GTGTCTGATTTGATTTTTCTTCATCCACAATGGCTGTTCGCGCTTATCGTTATCCCCGTGGCGATATTGATCCAAGCCAGCCGGAAAAAATGGCGCACAGGCCCGATTGCCGCGCACCTACTCAAAGACAACGCCATGCAGAGAACCTCAACACTCTGGCTATGGCTGCTGGCTTGGACTCTCACTATCGTGGCACTGGCTTCCCCCAGTTGGCAAAAGAACCCGCTACCGAGCTTTGACCTCGCCCACAACCGCGTGTTGCTGATGGATATGTCGCGCTCAATGTACGCCGATGACATCTCGCCCAGCCGTTTGCAGCAAGCCAAATACAAAGCGCTCGATCTGCTGCCCAAATGGCAAGAAGGCAGCACCGCCTTAGTCGCCTACGCCGCCGATGCGTATTTGCTCAGCCCTTTGACCAGCGACAGTAAAACGCTAGCCAATCTGGTGGAAAACTTGTCGCCAGAGCTGATGCCGTTTCAAGGCTCAAACTTAGCCAGCGCATTGCAATTGGCGCTCACTCAATTGCAAGCGGATTCGGGCCGTGGCGGCGACATTGTGCTGATCAGTGATGATGTTGACGACAGCGAGTTACAACAGGCTCTTGCGCTAGTGCAAGGACACTCGGTGCGCGTCTCTGTGTTGATGGTTGGCACACCTACGGGCGCACCTGTGCGTCTGCCAAACGGCTCACTGCTGGCCAATGCTCAAGGTCAACCGATCGTCGCCCAATCGAATCTAACCAATATGGCCAAGCTCGCCGCGCAAACTGGCGGGATTTTTCTCCCCGTGCAACACGATAACCGCGACATCGAACAGCTTGCCGCGCTCAGCAATCAACCTGGGTTGTGGCAGCAGGTGGAAAGCCGTCAACAAGAGAGCGGCCTCTCTCGTGTTAACGGCGGTTTTTGGCTGATGCCCGTGATTCTCGGCTTAAGCTTGCTGCTGTTTCGTAAAGGCGTATTTTGGATGCTGCTCATCGCGCTGCCGCTAGCCCACACACCAAACGCCAGCGCCTCGCCCTTTTTAACGTCCGATCAACAAGGCAAAGCGCAGTTTGATGCCGGAGAGTATCAAGCCGCACAACAAACGTTTAGCGACCCACTATGGAAAGGCGCAGCCGCTTATCAAGCGGGTGACTACGCCCAAGCCGCGCAGTGGTTTTCCAGTTCAGACAGTGCAGCGGCGCTGTATAACCTTGGTAATGCATTAGCCAAAAACGGCCAGTTTGACGACGCGATCGCGGCTTATCAGCAAGCGTTAACCAAGCAGCCGGATCTTAGCCAAGCGCAAGCCAACCTTGAGGCGGTGAAAAAGGCGCAACAGCAACAGCAACAGCAACAGCAACAGCAACAGCAACAGCAACAGCAACAGCAACAGCAACAGCAACAGCAACAGCAACAGCAACAGCAACAGCAACAGCAACAGCAACAGCAACAGCAACAGCAACAGCAACAGCAGTCTTCGAGTTCAGAGAGCAGCCGTCAAGAAAAAACGGCAGAAAAATCGTCGTCAGCAGATAAAAAAAATGCGCAAGATGATCGCCGCGAAGACGCAGAGTCAAAGCCTCAAGAAACTGCCAAAGCACAAGAGCAAGAGCAAGAGCAAGAGCAAGAGCAACAAGGCAAACCCAACTCCACAGAAAGTAGCAATAGCGAACAACAGCCAACCGCTCAGGCAAAGCAAGACGAAGTGGATGCCGATAAACGCAAGTTGGAGGCGATAGAGAGTGCTCGCGACCCTGCTTATTTGCTCAAAGCGCAGATCTTGTTGCAAGCACAAAATAGACCTAAACCGGATAACAATGGAAAAACTTGGTAG
- a CDS encoding BatD family protein — translation MKKLSLFLILLIGFVSQHALANSLVASVNKTRLAQNELIELRIRADFSVDSSDIDFSVLDNDFFKSGPQFSSAKNYINGQYSQKSEWVLSISPKRTGNLTIPAFSAGGLQSQPIELIVSSDGNTPKVSDIIQYSMQLGQQTLYPAQTTPLKVEIRIKADPRRLENPRIIPPSVNGLSMQPVGQSKQYQVVEQGLQVTVVEQNYLISAQTAGEYEIQGPQFQGSLIYGDSLTGSARLLSLNSSGESKHIEVKAIPANASRPWLPASQLTLTQSWQTSQEGNLDSVEQGSAISRIIKLKAKGISADLLPEIAINYPDSVRVYPEKPQFSTANDGSVEMTVKQVLIPSQTGRLTLPELSIDWWNTQSDQPKRATASGLTLEITPSSSQVFSLPSLPAASQINNESNQNPAAESRASPIWVYLTSLFAALWVLTLLAFALYWRRQVRRTQAPHQQQALMGETSVMQAIERGDAAQIEAATRIWLNQHKVDAALRAKIEQQLELMHQAHFSAQAVNWTPEQLKLLLSRVGKGHNRQEQPLAKL, via the coding sequence ATGAAAAAGTTAAGCCTGTTTCTTATCTTGCTGATTGGCTTTGTCAGTCAGCATGCCTTGGCAAACTCCTTGGTTGCCAGCGTCAATAAGACCCGATTGGCACAAAATGAGCTGATCGAGCTGCGCATTCGCGCCGATTTTTCTGTCGATTCCAGCGACATTGATTTCAGTGTACTCGATAACGATTTCTTCAAATCGGGGCCCCAGTTCAGCTCGGCCAAGAACTACATCAACGGTCAGTACTCACAAAAAAGTGAATGGGTACTTTCCATCTCGCCAAAACGTACTGGGAACCTGACGATCCCCGCGTTCAGTGCGGGAGGGCTGCAAAGTCAACCCATCGAGTTGATCGTCTCAAGCGATGGCAATACGCCAAAGGTGAGCGACATCATTCAATACTCAATGCAGCTCGGGCAACAAACGCTCTACCCCGCGCAGACCACACCGCTAAAAGTGGAGATCCGCATTAAAGCTGACCCAAGACGGTTGGAAAACCCGCGAATCATTCCACCCTCAGTAAACGGTTTGTCGATGCAGCCTGTCGGGCAAAGCAAGCAATACCAAGTAGTCGAACAAGGACTGCAAGTGACCGTGGTCGAGCAAAACTACCTCATCAGCGCACAAACCGCAGGCGAGTATGAAATCCAAGGCCCGCAGTTTCAGGGCTCGCTGATTTATGGCGACAGCTTAACTGGCTCGGCCCGCCTGCTATCGCTCAACAGTAGCGGCGAATCGAAACACATTGAGGTGAAAGCCATCCCGGCCAACGCCAGTCGGCCTTGGTTGCCCGCGAGCCAACTTACACTGACCCAAAGCTGGCAAACCAGCCAAGAGGGAAATTTAGACAGCGTGGAACAAGGCAGTGCGATTTCACGTATCATCAAGCTCAAAGCCAAAGGGATCTCGGCGGATCTGCTGCCGGAGATTGCCATCAATTATCCCGATTCGGTGCGTGTCTACCCAGAAAAGCCACAGTTTAGTACCGCTAACGACGGCAGTGTAGAAATGACCGTCAAACAGGTGTTGATCCCAAGCCAAACAGGCCGTTTAACGTTACCCGAATTGAGTATCGATTGGTGGAACACGCAAAGCGATCAGCCGAAACGCGCGACGGCCTCAGGGCTCACCCTAGAAATCACCCCGAGCAGTTCACAAGTGTTTAGCCTGCCGAGCTTGCCAGCGGCAAGCCAGATCAACAACGAAAGCAACCAGAACCCGGCGGCAGAAAGCCGCGCATCTCCCATTTGGGTTTATCTCACGAGTCTGTTTGCCGCGCTGTGGGTTCTCACTCTGCTTGCTTTTGCACTTTACTGGCGCCGCCAAGTTCGTCGCACGCAGGCACCTCATCAGCAACAGGCTCTCATGGGCGAAACCTCGGTAATGCAAGCGATTGAGCGAGGCGACGCGGCGCAGATTGAGGCGGCCACGCGCATTTGGCTAAACCAACATAAGGTAGACGCCGCGTTACGTGCAAAAATTGAGCAGCAGCTTGAATTAATGCATCAAGCGCACTTTTCAGCCCAAGCGGTAAATTGGACGCCAGAGCAACTGAAGCTTTTGCTTAGTCGCGTAGGGAAAGGTCACAACAGGCAGGAACAGCCGCTCGCCAAGTTATAA
- a CDS encoding sensor domain-containing diguanylate cyclase — translation MAQTIFEFLSELVGPKAMAIFDDPLINTSFTLQYSHGEPCSLSEFPATFWPWAGQFDTSESLIPLAINTCNWDHQQPLGGASYIMMLDNYPMLRTYLLIQGVNEGSAHHIYEETHDVMQLAAARWQCIRAEKHACLEVKNRDIREAQYIDEINQRERFIDNMKLVQQVALEISNPGSLNDLYRMAVEALRDRLGFDRSTFMLLDMKKRCFSGTYGTDEYGNTVSEFHTQYDLHQLGEEYITALSSRETNLVVIDETPLYTAGKVVGQGWNVMLILRDGNEPFGWLALDNFIHRKPITSYQKQMLQSFGALLSQIYIRKRQEQNVRMLHSSMVELSRCTTVSNVCRSAVSFAITHLGVDRMAVFLTDESCSYMQGTWGTDIQGNVVDESYFFGETQDYSLINLARSMPNEVAFEESVPIYHDCNIVGFGWGAMTLLTSNSDGPIAFIAVDNLLTRGPLTSQLREVIRMFASSLAEVLQRTQAQEAIRELNENLEKEVRKRTLELEQANLQLEVLSKLDPLTRLGNRRMLEHVMETACHNDDDEELAFGLILLDIDHFGLFNNHYGHLEGDIALMRIGHILEHHTQNEEEVFCRIGGEEFVLLMVGSDEKAVRARAESIRARIEQEQITHEVNPHGRMLTVSIGVSSKRAYGRDLHFDRLYQQADQALYRAKETGRNRVCHYHDIVEALTE, via the coding sequence GACGATCCGCTGATCAATACCTCTTTTACTTTGCAATACAGCCATGGTGAACCGTGCAGTTTAAGCGAATTTCCAGCCACTTTCTGGCCTTGGGCAGGCCAGTTTGATACCTCCGAAAGCTTGATCCCTCTGGCCATCAACACCTGCAACTGGGATCACCAACAGCCGTTAGGTGGCGCCAGCTACATCATGATGTTGGACAACTATCCGATGCTGCGTACCTACTTGTTAATTCAGGGCGTAAACGAAGGCTCAGCGCACCACATTTATGAAGAGACCCACGATGTAATGCAACTAGCGGCAGCGCGCTGGCAGTGCATCCGCGCCGAGAAGCACGCCTGCTTGGAAGTGAAAAACCGCGACATCCGTGAAGCGCAATACATCGACGAAATCAATCAGCGTGAGCGGTTTATCGACAACATGAAGTTGGTGCAGCAAGTGGCATTGGAAATCTCAAACCCCGGTTCGCTCAACGATCTCTACCGAATGGCCGTCGAGGCGCTGCGTGATCGCCTTGGTTTTGACCGCTCAACATTCATGTTGCTTGATATGAAAAAACGTTGTTTTAGTGGTACTTACGGTACAGATGAATACGGCAATACCGTCAGCGAATTCCACACTCAATATGATCTCCACCAACTTGGTGAAGAGTACATCACCGCGCTCTCCTCGCGAGAAACCAACTTGGTAGTGATTGATGAAACGCCGCTCTATACCGCAGGCAAAGTGGTTGGTCAGGGTTGGAATGTGATGCTGATTTTACGTGACGGAAACGAGCCCTTCGGTTGGCTGGCGCTGGATAATTTTATTCACCGCAAACCCATCACCAGCTATCAAAAACAGATGTTGCAGTCGTTCGGTGCGCTACTGTCGCAGATCTATATCCGTAAACGGCAAGAGCAAAACGTGCGCATGTTGCACTCCAGTATGGTGGAGTTGTCGCGTTGTACCACAGTAAGTAATGTGTGCCGATCGGCGGTCAGCTTTGCCATAACGCACTTGGGCGTAGATCGCATGGCGGTATTTCTTACCGATGAGAGCTGCTCTTACATGCAAGGGACTTGGGGTACGGACATTCAAGGCAATGTAGTCGATGAATCCTATTTCTTTGGTGAAACACAAGATTATTCGCTTATCAATCTCGCTCGTTCTATGCCCAACGAAGTTGCGTTTGAAGAGTCAGTACCAATTTATCACGATTGCAATATTGTCGGCTTTGGTTGGGGAGCGATGACGCTACTCACCAGTAATAGCGATGGGCCAATTGCATTCATAGCGGTTGACAACCTATTAACCCGTGGGCCGCTGACCTCGCAACTGCGAGAGGTGATCCGCATGTTTGCTTCCAGTTTGGCTGAGGTGTTGCAACGCACTCAGGCACAGGAAGCGATTCGTGAGCTTAATGAAAATCTGGAAAAAGAGGTGCGTAAACGGACGTTAGAACTGGAACAAGCGAATCTGCAACTGGAAGTACTCTCTAAACTCGACCCTCTCACGCGTCTTGGTAACCGCCGCATGCTCGAACATGTTATGGAAACCGCTTGCCACAATGACGATGATGAGGAACTCGCTTTCGGTTTGATCTTGCTTGATATTGACCACTTTGGCTTGTTCAACAACCATTACGGCCATTTAGAAGGCGATATCGCCTTGATGCGCATCGGCCATATTCTTGAGCATCACACACAAAATGAAGAAGAAGTGTTCTGCCGAATTGGCGGCGAAGAATTTGTTTTGCTGATGGTGGGGAGCGATGAGAAAGCGGTCAGAGCGAGAGCGGAAAGTATTCGTGCGCGGATTGAGCAAGAGCAAATTACACACGAAGTGAATCCACATGGTCGCATGCTCACCGTTTCTATTGGCGTATCAAGCAAGCGGGCCTATGGTCGCGACCTGCATTTTGATCGCCTTTATCAACAAGCCGACCAAGCGCTCTACCGAGCAAAAGAAACGGGGCGCAATCGAGTGTGCCACTATCACGACATCGTCGAAGCGCTCACTGAATAA